The Columba livia isolate bColLiv1 breed racing homer chromosome 21, bColLiv1.pat.W.v2, whole genome shotgun sequence genome has a segment encoding these proteins:
- the AURKAIP1 gene encoding small ribosomal subunit protein mS38 — MLISQLTSQLLRASRVAGHLLPRAASSFPCCHSTSVHYSTQPSNKSGAQPQRRYALDPELEEMLIPRKLSISPLESWLTVRYSLPKAEIPDAQEEGSYEPVQRYDCPPSDEGAGVEEGEGTLSNKVQCKNILKIRRRKMNRHKYKKLLKRRKFVRRRIKEGRKKKRQIKFEKDLERIWKRAGLKNPPAGWQTPKIFLKSSKR; from the exons ATGTTAATATCGCAGCTGACTTCCCAGTTACTGAGGGCTTCACGAGTTGCAG GCCATTTGTTGCCAAGGGCAGCGtcttcctttccttgctgtCATTCCACATCTGTGCACTACAGCACGCAGCCGTCTAACAAGAGCGGAGCCCAACCTCAGCGGCGATATGCGCTGGACCCTGAACTGGAGGAGATGCTGATCCCCAGAAAACTTTCCATCAGCCCCTTGGAAAGCTGGCTGACCGTGCGGTACTCGCTGCCCAAAGCAGAAATCCCAGATGCTCAGGAAGAAGGGAGTTATGAACCTGTCCAGCGATACGACTGCCCCCCGTCTGACGAGGGAGCTGGtgtggaggaaggagaggggacaCTTAGCAACAAAGTTCAATGTAAGAACATTTTGAAGATTCGCAGGAGGAAAATGAATCGGCACAAGTACAAGAAGCTGCTCAAGCGAAGAAAGTTTGTGCGGAGGAGGATAAAGGAGGGTCGCAAGAAGAAACGTCAG atAAAATTTGAGAAAGATTTGGAGCGCATCTGGAAAAGAGCTGGTTTGAAAAACCCTCCTGCGGGATGGCAAACACCCAAGATATTTCTGAAAAGTTCAAAGCGATAA